Proteins found in one Ptychodera flava strain L36383 chromosome 16, AS_Pfla_20210202, whole genome shotgun sequence genomic segment:
- the LOC139114296 gene encoding N-acylethanolamine-hydrolyzing acid amidase-like isoform X1, which produces MRAIAIATFVALVGYAACQHINHTVPAPRYRFDLDTPPEKRWDNIVKDWDKKMLQKFIIETFRDYLPPVVVPLLETVARAADPLIPSPYRQEMEGFARATDVKLADVIALNLEYEFMTFCTSIVAQDANGKIWHGRNMDYGFVDVLRNMTIIADVTKGGKVIYTGTTFIGFSGMLTGMRPNGFTITVDARGDSGSKTDWWKNVLEAFNALFLGGASFSSYLPREIFESETNFHDALHKLATRQIIAPVYYIIGGVKAGEGAVVTRDRVKARDVWLLDPNNGTWFLVETNYDHWLPPPKSDDRRDPAVKHMNAIGQSKISGKTIYEVMSTPPVLRSATVYTFVGSAADPSSYATYVRYVFLPTLQPWPESSEDASL; this is translated from the exons ATGCGGGCCATTGCCATTGCCACGTTCGTTGCCTTGGTTGGATACGCGGCATGTCAGCACATCAACCACACCGTGCCTGCACCCAGGTACCGGTTCGACTTGGACACTCCACCGGAGAAGAGATGGGACAACATCGTAAAGGACTGGGACAAAAAAATGTTGCAGAAGTTTATTATCGAGACATTTCG GGACTACCTCCCTCCAGTTGTTGTTCCTCTCCTGGAAACGGTTGCCAGGGCAGCAGATCCACTGATTCCGAGCCCTTACCGCCAAGAGATGGAGGGTTTCGCAAGGGCGACCGATGTCAAGTTAGCTGACGTCATTGCATTGAACCTAGAGTATGAATTTATGAC GTTCTGTACAAGTATCGTTGCTCAAGATGCCAATGGCAAAATCTGGCATGGGCGCAACATGGACTATGGATTTGTCGACGTCTTACGAAATATGACGATAATAGCCGATGTTACTAAGGGAGGAAAG GTCATATACACCGGAACTACATTCATAGGATTTTCTGGTATGCTGACAGGAATGAGGCCCAACGGTTTTACCATTACAGTAGATGCTAGAG GCGACTCCGGGTCAAAAACTGATTGGTGGAAGAACGTGCTCGAGGCTTTCAACGCTCTATTCCTAGGGGGCGCTTCGTTTTCAAGTTACCTACCGAGAGAG ATTTTTGAAAGTGAAACCAATTTCCACGATGCCCTACATAAACTGGCAACCAGACAAATCATTGCACCTGTCTATTACATCATCGGTGGCGTGAAAGCAGGAGAGGGCGCTGTTGTAACACGTGACCGGGTCAAGGCAAGAGATGTCTGGCTGCTGGATCCAAACAACGGCAC ATGGTTCCTTGTGGAAACAAATTATGACCACTGGCTTCCTCCGCCTAAAAGCGACGACAGAAG AGATCCAGCCGTCAAACATATGAACGCCATCGGCCAAAGTAAAATCAGCGGCAAGACCATATACGAAGTCATGTCAACTCCACCCGTCTTGAGATC AGCCACTGTTTACACCTTTGTGGGATCAGCGGCAGATCCATCATCCTACGCCACCTACGTCAGATATGTATTCCTGCCGACCCTACAACCATGGCCAGAATCTTCGGAGGACGCAAGTTTGTGA
- the LOC139114296 gene encoding N-acylethanolamine-hydrolyzing acid amidase-like isoform X2, translated as MRAIAIATFVALVGYAACQHINHTVPAPRYRFDLDTPPEKRWDNIVKDWDKKMLQKFIIETFRDYLPPVVVPLLETVARAADPLIPSPYRQEMEGFARATDVKLADVIALNLEYEFMTFCTSIVAQDANGKIWHGRNMDYGFVDVLRNMTIIADVTKGGKVIYTGTTFIGFSGMLTGMRPNGFTITVDARGDSGSKTDWWKNVLEAFNALFLGGASFSSYLPREVFESETNFHDALHKLATRQIIAPVYYIIGGVKAGEGAVVTRDRVKARDVWLLDPNNGTWFLVETNYDHWLPPPKSDDRRDPAVKHMNAIGQSKISGKTIYEVMSTPPVLRSATVYTFVGSAADPSSYATYVRYVFLPTLQPWPESSEDASL; from the exons ATGCGGGCCATTGCCATTGCCACGTTCGTTGCCTTGGTTGGATACGCGGCATGTCAGCACATCAACCACACCGTGCCTGCACCCAGGTACCGGTTCGACTTGGACACTCCACCGGAGAAGAGATGGGACAACATCGTAAAGGACTGGGACAAAAAAATGTTGCAGAAGTTTATTATCGAGACATTTCG GGACTACCTCCCTCCAGTTGTTGTTCCTCTCCTGGAAACGGTTGCCAGGGCAGCAGATCCACTGATTCCGAGCCCTTACCGCCAAGAGATGGAGGGTTTCGCAAGGGCGACCGATGTCAAGTTAGCTGACGTCATTGCATTGAACCTAGAGTATGAATTTATGAC GTTCTGTACAAGTATCGTTGCTCAAGATGCCAATGGCAAAATCTGGCATGGGCGCAACATGGACTATGGATTTGTCGACGTCTTACGAAATATGACGATAATAGCCGATGTTACTAAGGGAGGAAAG GTCATATACACCGGAACTACATTCATAGGATTTTCTGGTATGCTGACAGGAATGAGGCCCAACGGTTTTACCATTACAGTAGATGCTAGAG GCGACTCCGGGTCAAAAACTGATTGGTGGAAGAACGTGCTCGAGGCTTTCAACGCTCTATTCCTAGGGGGCGCTTCGTTTTCAAGTTACCTACCGAGAGAGGTA TTTGAAAGTGAAACCAATTTCCACGATGCCCTACATAAACTGGCAACCAGACAAATCATTGCACCTGTCTATTACATCATCGGTGGCGTGAAAGCAGGAGAGGGCGCTGTTGTAACACGTGACCGGGTCAAGGCAAGAGATGTCTGGCTGCTGGATCCAAACAACGGCAC ATGGTTCCTTGTGGAAACAAATTATGACCACTGGCTTCCTCCGCCTAAAAGCGACGACAGAAG AGATCCAGCCGTCAAACATATGAACGCCATCGGCCAAAGTAAAATCAGCGGCAAGACCATATACGAAGTCATGTCAACTCCACCCGTCTTGAGATC AGCCACTGTTTACACCTTTGTGGGATCAGCGGCAGATCCATCATCCTACGCCACCTACGTCAGATATGTATTCCTGCCGACCCTACAACCATGGCCAGAATCTTCGGAGGACGCAAGTTTGTGA